One window of the Pseudofrankia sp. DC12 genome contains the following:
- a CDS encoding allophanate hydrolase, with product MKPVERVEAAFARLAKVDRPEVWISLRDRDDVLAEAAGIDPALPLAGVVVAVKDNIDVAGLPTTAAAASYSYEPAADATSVARLRAAGAIMIGKTNLDQFATGLVGTRSPYGAVRNAWDPARISGGSSSGSAVAVALGIVDVALGTDTAGSGRVPAALNGLVGVKPTKGLVPVTGVVPACYSLDCVTVFARDLSLARAVAEVMEGPDPADPWSRTGPPAPPAPARPRVAVPTPEHLDGLAPGWGEAFAAAVARFAATGVEIIEVDIARLLDAATLLYGGAFVAERYAAVGAHLEAHPELVGTDLDPTVAAIILGGKARTAADWAADSARLAALGAAGRAALDGCAALLTPTTTWHPTFAQVAADPVGANSRMGRFTNFANLLDYASVAVPAGFVDGLPFGVMLTGPAFSDRTLAGLAERFANPGLELFVVGAHLTGQPLNAQLVAAGGTLVGPVRTAAAYRLHALETVPAKPGLVRVTPGAEGASVEGELWRLPAAGLGTFLAAVPGPMVLGKVGLADGREVTGFLVEPFAVASAPDISAHGGWRAYLAATAAG from the coding sequence GTGAAGCCGGTGGAGCGGGTCGAGGCGGCGTTCGCGCGGCTCGCCAAGGTCGACCGGCCGGAGGTGTGGATCAGCCTGCGGGACCGGGACGACGTCCTCGCGGAGGCGGCGGGTATCGACCCGGCGCTGCCCCTCGCCGGGGTCGTGGTGGCGGTCAAGGACAACATCGACGTCGCCGGGCTGCCGACGACCGCGGCGGCCGCGTCCTACTCCTATGAGCCGGCCGCCGACGCGACCTCCGTCGCCCGGCTGCGGGCCGCCGGCGCCATCATGATCGGCAAGACCAACCTGGACCAGTTCGCCACCGGCCTCGTCGGCACCCGCTCCCCCTACGGGGCGGTGCGCAACGCCTGGGACCCGGCCCGGATCTCCGGCGGGTCGTCGTCCGGGTCCGCGGTCGCCGTGGCGCTCGGGATCGTCGACGTGGCGCTCGGTACCGACACGGCCGGCTCGGGCCGGGTACCGGCCGCGCTCAACGGCCTCGTCGGGGTGAAGCCGACGAAGGGCCTCGTCCCGGTGACCGGGGTCGTGCCGGCCTGCTACAGCCTGGACTGCGTCACCGTCTTCGCCCGCGACCTGTCGCTGGCGCGGGCCGTCGCCGAGGTCATGGAGGGGCCGGACCCGGCCGACCCGTGGTCGCGCACCGGCCCGCCGGCCCCGCCCGCACCGGCCCGGCCGCGGGTGGCCGTGCCGACACCCGAGCATCTCGACGGGCTCGCCCCCGGCTGGGGTGAGGCGTTCGCCGCCGCGGTGGCCCGGTTCGCGGCGACCGGCGTCGAGATCATCGAGGTCGACATCGCCCGCCTGCTGGACGCGGCCACGCTGCTCTACGGCGGCGCGTTCGTCGCGGAACGCTACGCCGCCGTCGGCGCCCATCTGGAGGCGCATCCCGAGCTGGTCGGCACCGACCTGGACCCGACCGTCGCCGCGATCATCCTGGGCGGGAAGGCGCGGACCGCCGCCGACTGGGCCGCCGACAGCGCCCGGCTCGCGGCGCTCGGCGCGGCCGGCCGGGCCGCGCTCGACGGCTGCGCCGCGCTGCTCACCCCGACGACGACCTGGCACCCGACTTTCGCACAGGTCGCTGCCGACCCGGTCGGCGCGAACTCCCGGATGGGCCGGTTCACCAACTTCGCGAACCTGCTCGACTACGCGTCGGTCGCGGTCCCGGCCGGGTTCGTCGACGGGCTGCCCTTCGGGGTGATGCTCACCGGGCCGGCCTTCTCCGACCGGACGCTCGCCGGCCTCGCCGAACGGTTCGCGAACCCGGGCCTGGAGCTGTTCGTCGTCGGCGCGCACCTGACCGGGCAGCCGCTCAACGCCCAGCTGGTCGCCGCCGGCGGCACCCTGGTCGGCCCGGTCCGCACCGCGGCCGCCTACCGGCTGCACGCCCTGGAGACTGTGCCCGCGAAGCCCGGCCTCGTGCGGGTCACGCCGGGTGCCGAGGGCGCGAGCGTCGAGGGCGAGCTGTGGCGGCTGCCGGCCGCCGGGCTCGGGACCTTCCTCGCGGCCGTGCCCGGGCCGATGGTGCTCGGTAAGGTCGGCCTGGCCGACGGTCGTGAGGTCACCGGGTTCCTGGTCGAGCCGTTCGCCGTCGCGAGCGCGCCGGACATCAGCGCGCACGGCGGCTGGCGGGCCTACCTCGCAGCGACGGCGGCCGGCTGA
- the ltrA gene encoding group II intron reverse transcriptase/maturase produces MSQPKPFDIDKRLFVEAFGRVRANKGAAGVDGTSIATFESRLKDNLYKTWNRMSSGTYFPSPLREVVIPKPEGGSRVLAVPTVADRVAQTVAVLVLDPRVEPMFHRDSYGYRPGRSPLDAVAAARTRCWKNDWVIDLDIRAFFDSVPWDKLMAAVHRHLDWDTRWVGLYVERWLRAPLVRADGTREERTRGCPQGSPVSPLLANIYLHYAFDTWMIREFPGVLFERFSDDVVVHCTSEQQARRVLADIRGRLAECGLELNESKTQVVYCADDGRRKPWDGPTGFDFLGYTFHARTVRRRDGALFVGFTPAISDRNAKRLRRQIRRWRLHRRTAGTLQDLAARINPLIRGWINYYGAFTPSRLAPTLRLIDAYLARWLQRKYRRFRRRWRRSLRFLAEVRRRDPGLFAHWQQPLAVGRTARAG; encoded by the coding sequence GTGTCACAGCCGAAACCGTTTGACATTGACAAGCGGCTGTTCGTGGAGGCTTTTGGGAGAGTCCGGGCCAACAAGGGTGCGGCGGGAGTCGACGGGACGTCGATCGCCACGTTCGAGAGCAGGCTTAAAGACAACCTGTACAAGACGTGGAATCGGATGTCGTCGGGTACCTACTTCCCGTCGCCGTTGCGTGAGGTGGTGATACCGAAGCCGGAGGGTGGCTCGCGCGTGTTGGCGGTGCCGACCGTGGCGGATCGGGTCGCGCAGACGGTGGCCGTGCTGGTCCTGGACCCGCGAGTGGAGCCGATGTTCCATCGGGACTCCTACGGGTACCGGCCAGGGCGCTCGCCGCTGGACGCGGTCGCGGCCGCACGTACGCGGTGCTGGAAGAACGACTGGGTCATCGACCTGGATATTCGGGCGTTCTTCGACAGCGTGCCGTGGGATAAGCTGATGGCGGCGGTGCACCGGCACCTCGACTGGGATACCCGATGGGTCGGGCTGTATGTGGAGCGCTGGCTGAGGGCTCCCCTGGTCCGAGCGGACGGGACCCGGGAAGAACGGACACGGGGATGCCCGCAGGGGTCGCCTGTGTCACCATTGCTGGCTAACATCTATCTTCACTATGCGTTCGACACCTGGATGATCCGGGAATTTCCGGGTGTCCTGTTCGAGCGGTTCAGTGACGATGTGGTCGTGCACTGCACCAGCGAGCAGCAGGCTCGCAGGGTGCTGGCGGATATACGCGGCCGGCTGGCGGAATGTGGCTTGGAACTGAACGAGTCCAAGACCCAGGTCGTTTACTGCGCGGACGACGGACGGAGGAAACCCTGGGACGGGCCGACGGGCTTCGACTTCCTTGGGTACACGTTCCATGCCCGGACGGTTCGCCGCCGGGACGGGGCACTGTTCGTCGGTTTCACTCCCGCGATCAGCGACAGGAATGCCAAACGGCTACGCCGCCAGATACGCCGGTGGAGGTTGCATCGGCGCACGGCCGGGACTCTCCAGGACCTGGCAGCGAGAATCAATCCGCTGATCAGGGGTTGGATCAACTACTACGGTGCGTTTACACCGTCTCGGTTGGCTCCGACCCTCCGCCTGATCGACGCCTACCTGGCGCGATGGCTGCAACGCAAATACAGGCGGTTCCGACGGCGGTGGCGCCGGTCGCTACGGTTCCTCGCGGAGGTACGTCGCCGCGACCCGGGACTGTTCGCGCACTGGCAGCAACCGCTGGCGGTCGGTAGGACAGCACGAGCCGGATGA
- a CDS encoding benzoate/H(+) symporter BenE family transporter, whose protein sequence is MEQRLSHTISAGVVTALVGFLGASVVVLTGLRGVGATTGQAASGLLAVTVTQSLGTIWLSRRHRIPVVLAWSTPGAALLASTGAVHGGWPAAVGAFLLVGGLILLTAAWPRLGDLIAAIPTPIAQAMLAGVLLELCLAPVHGLAAQPALVAPVVVAWLLLLRFAPRWAVPGAFVVTVAAIGVWLGLHGGLHGPLLPRAELTAPTWTWASVLSLAIPLFVVTMASQNVPGVAVLSSYGYAAPWREAMTVTGVGTVAGACAGGHAINLAAITAAMAASPDAHPDPRRRWLVAQATGATGLVLAACSTVLVTVVAAAPAGVTAAFAGLALLATLASSLTGALAEPADRVPAVVTFVVAGSGVTLLSVGAAFWALAAGLAVRTVLRGSLPAGSGQAQPSPMTPSPRTAPEAEATESPEERPARRAAVEGEA, encoded by the coding sequence ATGGAACAGCGCCTGTCGCACACGATCAGCGCCGGCGTCGTCACGGCACTCGTGGGGTTCCTGGGCGCCTCGGTGGTGGTGCTGACCGGCCTTCGTGGTGTCGGCGCGACCACCGGCCAGGCGGCCTCCGGGCTGCTCGCCGTCACGGTCACACAGTCGCTCGGCACGATCTGGCTTTCGCGCCGCCACCGGATCCCGGTGGTGCTCGCCTGGTCGACGCCGGGTGCAGCGCTGCTCGCCTCGACCGGCGCGGTCCACGGCGGCTGGCCCGCCGCGGTCGGTGCCTTCCTCCTGGTCGGCGGGCTCATCCTGCTCACCGCGGCCTGGCCCCGGCTCGGCGATCTCATCGCCGCGATCCCGACGCCGATTGCCCAGGCGATGCTCGCCGGGGTGCTGCTGGAGCTGTGCCTCGCCCCGGTGCACGGCCTGGCGGCGCAGCCGGCGCTCGTCGCGCCGGTGGTCGTCGCCTGGCTGCTGCTGTTGCGGTTCGCGCCGCGCTGGGCCGTCCCCGGGGCGTTCGTCGTGACGGTGGCCGCCATCGGCGTCTGGCTCGGCCTGCACGGCGGCCTGCACGGCCCGCTGCTGCCCCGGGCCGAGCTGACGGCCCCGACCTGGACCTGGGCGTCGGTGCTGTCGCTGGCGATCCCCCTGTTCGTCGTGACCATGGCATCGCAGAACGTGCCCGGCGTCGCGGTGCTGTCGTCCTACGGGTATGCCGCGCCGTGGCGGGAGGCGATGACGGTGACCGGCGTCGGCACCGTCGCCGGGGCCTGCGCCGGCGGTCACGCGATCAACCTGGCGGCGATCACGGCGGCGATGGCCGCAAGCCCCGACGCGCACCCGGACCCGAGGCGGCGCTGGCTGGTCGCGCAGGCCACCGGCGCCACCGGCCTGGTCCTCGCCGCGTGCTCCACCGTGCTGGTCACCGTCGTGGCCGCGGCACCCGCGGGCGTCACCGCCGCGTTCGCCGGCCTCGCGCTGCTCGCCACCCTCGCCTCGTCGCTGACCGGCGCCCTGGCCGAACCGGCCGACCGGGTACCGGCCGTCGTGACCTTCGTCGTGGCCGGCAGCGGGGTGACGCTGCTGAGCGTCGGCGCCGCCTTCTGGGCGCTGGCCGCGGGCCTGGCCGTGCGGACCGTCCTGCGCGGCTCGCTGCCCGCCGGGTCGGGCCAGGCCCAGCCGAGTCCGATGACTCCGTCGCCGCGAACCGCGCCGGAGGCTGAGGCGACCGAGAGTCCCGAGGAGCGGCCCGCCCGGCGCGCCGCCGTTGAGGGCGAGGCCTGA
- a CDS encoding helix-turn-helix domain-containing protein, which yields MTGQTTTAARAGRPRHRPQSASAVPARAQILDAAAALFTEHGFAATSTRMIADKVGIRQASLYYHFATKDELLVELLSTSVRPSLDVVERIGTLASQVSAAAALYAVAVADVRTLVTAPHNIGTLYLLPEAQGDVFAPFRAERQELQDAYGRLGTAAATAAVAATLSPAQLGELLIQLVEVVIQIRRTREPTGADGTAIAASCLRLCGLDALTVDAAATEARTLLASLG from the coding sequence GTGACGGGACAGACGACGACGGCGGCGCGGGCCGGACGGCCGCGGCACCGGCCGCAGTCGGCGAGCGCCGTCCCGGCCCGGGCCCAGATTCTCGACGCGGCGGCGGCGCTGTTCACCGAGCACGGGTTCGCCGCGACGAGCACCCGGATGATCGCCGACAAGGTCGGCATTCGCCAGGCGTCGCTGTACTACCACTTCGCCACCAAGGACGAGCTGCTCGTCGAGCTGCTCTCCACCTCGGTGCGGCCCAGCCTGGACGTGGTCGAGCGGATCGGCACGCTTGCCAGCCAGGTGAGCGCCGCCGCGGCGCTGTACGCGGTCGCGGTCGCCGACGTGCGGACGCTGGTGACGGCCCCGCACAACATCGGCACGCTCTACCTGCTCCCCGAGGCGCAGGGCGACGTGTTCGCCCCGTTCCGCGCGGAACGCCAGGAGCTGCAGGACGCCTACGGCCGGCTCGGCACGGCGGCCGCCACGGCGGCGGTAGCCGCAACGCTCTCCCCGGCCCAGCTCGGCGAACTGCTGATCCAGCTCGTCGAGGTCGTCATCCAGATCCGTCGCACCCGCGAGCCCACCGGCGCCGACGGCACCGCGATCGCGGCGTCCTGCCTGCGCCTGTGCGGCCTGGACGCGCTCACCGTCGACGCCGCCGCGACCGAGGCCCGCACCCTGCTGGCCAGCCTGGGCTGA